The following proteins are encoded in a genomic region of Oncorhynchus keta strain PuntledgeMale-10-30-2019 chromosome 8, Oket_V2, whole genome shotgun sequence:
- the gtf2h5 gene encoding general transcription factor IIH subunit 5 → MVNVLKGVLVECDPAMKQFLLYLDETSALGKKFIIQDLDDTHVFILAEVVHILQERVGELMDQNSFPITQK, encoded by the exons ATGGTCAACGTACTAAAGGGCGTTCTTGTCGAGTG TGACCCTGCCATGAAGCAGTTCCTACTGTACCTAGATGAGACATCTGCCCTGGGAAAGAAGTTTATCATCCAGGACCTTGACGACACCCATGTTTTCATTCTGGCTGAGGTGGTCCACATACTCCAGGAGAGAGTTGGGGAGCTGATGGATCAGAACTCCTTCCCCATCACTCAGAAATAA